From a single Gracilimonas sp. genomic region:
- a CDS encoding N-acetyltransferase family protein translates to MMYIEKATPRHARGILDIYKPALENTAASFAVKAPSIDEIRLKIEHTIVRYPWLVYVVESQVAGYAYANIHRSREAYQWSVEPSVYVHPNHRNKGIGKSLYTTLFNILTYQNFEKAVAIITIPNEASIALHKSFGFEHVGVFKKAGYKLGKWHDTSWWELNLRNNINSKPKTIIPFKDIEKDQLNNLINGS, encoded by the coding sequence ATGATGTATATAGAAAAAGCTACCCCAAGACATGCCAGGGGCATATTAGATATTTACAAACCTGCGCTGGAAAATACAGCAGCAAGTTTTGCTGTAAAAGCTCCTTCAATTGATGAAATAAGGCTTAAAATAGAACACACAATTGTTAGATATCCTTGGCTTGTATATGTAGTCGAATCTCAGGTAGCAGGATATGCTTATGCTAACATTCACAGGTCAAGAGAAGCTTATCAATGGTCAGTTGAACCATCTGTGTACGTTCATCCTAATCATAGAAATAAAGGTATTGGAAAGTCTCTCTATACAACATTATTCAATATCTTGACCTATCAAAACTTCGAAAAAGCTGTAGCTATTATAACGATACCAAATGAAGCAAGCATCGCATTACATAAGTCTTTTGGATTTGAACATGTAGGAGTATTCAAGAAAGCTGGATATAAGCTAGGTAAGTGGCATGATACATCCTGGTGGGAATTAAACCTAAGAAACAATATAAATTCTAAACCTAAGACGATTATACCCTTCAAAGACATCGAAAAGGATCAACTCAACAATTTAATTAATGGATCTTAA
- a CDS encoding lycopene cyclase domain-containing protein — protein MRQFQWVLFLYFGIIKSYKSVWTFNNSYYLGIDLFGLPLEEIFFFITVPIACLFIKECLQYFQKIPSIKNDGILILIGIAYCTQLYTSTVCLLSASAIGWHYVFGKIDTRSKTYITFGVSLIPFLIINGILTGLFTEEPLVQYNSGEFSGISICTIPIEDAIYLFPLLLLNISVYEIFIYESSAS, from the coding sequence TTGCGACAGTTTCAGTGGGTTCTATTTTTATACTTTGGGATAATTAAATCCTACAAGAGTGTTTGGACATTTAATAACTCGTACTATCTTGGAATAGACTTATTTGGGCTTCCGTTAGAAGAGATCTTTTTCTTTATCACTGTCCCTATCGCTTGTCTGTTCATCAAAGAATGTTTGCAATACTTCCAAAAGATCCCATCAATCAAAAATGATGGGATACTTATTTTAATTGGTATAGCCTATTGTACACAGCTATATACATCAACTGTTTGTTTACTAAGTGCCTCAGCCATTGGATGGCACTACGTATTTGGCAAAATTGATACTCGATCTAAAACATACATTACGTTTGGCGTCTCACTAATTCCATTTCTAATCATCAATGGTATTTTAACTGGACTTTTTACCGAAGAACCACTGGTTCAATATAATTCGGGTGAATTTTCCGGTATTAGTATCTGTACTATACCTATAGAAGATGCAATCTACCTATTTCCGCTATTGCTACTGAATATTTCGGTATATGAAATCTTTATTTATGAGTCATCCGCTTCTTAG
- a CDS encoding NAD(P)H-dependent oxidoreductase, producing MINLLNVQVSPRRDKSLSRNLSETFISHLNDFDSDLEIVHRDLSKVPPQFVDLNWIASAFTDSSERSHEQRKILHKSDKYIDEIRWAEIIVIGTPMFNYGMPAALKAWIDQIARISETFSFDLNRGDFPIEPILKNKKLVVLTSSGEFGFDEGEIRETQNHLIPHLRTCSHYLGVDKKKDLYHIGIEFQEFKDDRHQKSIKNAHQKAQRLAEEISFCDKNLEKVS from the coding sequence ATGATCAATCTTTTAAATGTACAGGTTAGCCCAAGACGCGATAAATCACTAAGTAGAAATCTTTCTGAAACATTCATTTCTCATTTAAATGATTTCGACTCGGATTTGGAAATAGTTCATCGTGACCTTTCTAAAGTTCCTCCTCAATTTGTTGATTTGAATTGGATTGCTTCTGCATTCACTGATAGTTCTGAACGCTCGCATGAACAAAGAAAAATACTCCATAAGTCTGACAAGTATATTGATGAGATTAGATGGGCAGAAATTATCGTGATTGGAACTCCAATGTTCAACTATGGTATGCCAGCCGCATTAAAAGCCTGGATAGATCAAATTGCGAGAATTAGTGAGACGTTCAGTTTTGACTTGAATAGAGGAGACTTCCCTATAGAACCTATACTTAAGAATAAAAAATTGGTTGTCTTGACTTCCTCGGGAGAGTTTGGCTTTGATGAAGGTGAGATAAGAGAGACTCAAAATCATTTGATACCACATTTGCGCACGTGTTCCCATTATCTAGGTGTAGATAAGAAGAAGGACCTCTACCATATCGGTATAGAATTTCAGGAGTTCAAAGATGATAGGCATCAAAAGTCTATCAAAAATGCACATCAAAAAGCACAAAGATTGGCTGAAGAAATTTCTTTCTGTGATAAAAATTTAGAGAAAGTTTCATAA
- a CDS encoding nuclear transport factor 2 family protein, translating to MDPKKQTIQEYFRKIDSGNTDYLNLFTQDVNFFFPKFGTHQGVDALRDFQSVMSEYLNDISHDLKNFNYISQHNTIVVEGTENGTLKDGTSWPNIDISTGRFCSVFEFRSNQISRMFIYVDPDYASLDQERVQLLKNPSY from the coding sequence ATGGACCCCAAAAAACAGACTATTCAGGAATACTTCCGGAAAATTGATAGCGGAAACACGGATTACTTAAATCTATTTACACAAGATGTAAATTTCTTCTTTCCAAAATTTGGAACACATCAAGGTGTTGATGCACTTAGAGACTTTCAATCAGTCATGAGCGAATATCTTAATGATATATCTCATGATCTAAAAAATTTCAATTATATATCTCAACATAATACAATAGTAGTTGAGGGTACTGAAAATGGAACTTTAAAAGATGGCACATCATGGCCAAATATTGATATTTCTACTGGGAGATTCTGCAGCGTATTTGAGTTTAGGAGTAACCAGATTAGCAGAATGTTTATTTATGTGGACCCGGATTATGCAAGTTTAGACCAAGAAAGAGTACAGCTTTTAAAGAACCCATCATATTGA
- a CDS encoding serine hydrolase domain-containing protein, translated as MNFLKTSLLIVSLLFIVTQVKGQDHQVDNLDNQRILRIDAIIEKHIQQEHIPGAVALIIKDGSIIYNKAFGHADIEENIPMKSDAIFRIASQSKALTSVGAMVLWERGKFLLDDPVSKYIPEFKDMRVLDTYNTQLGSYTTIEAKREITIRDLLRHTSGIAYPAIFSDPTMWKIYEQAGIPTGIGTTIPTIGEKMKDLAALPLMHQPEERFTYGLNIDLLGYLIEMWSGQPLNQFLREELFEPLNMKDTWFYLSKDKHNRLVEVYEINKEGHLVEVNHPMYEGVDKDFPKMNGTYYSGGAGLSSTAIDLGRFYSMYLNKGVLDGNRILASSTVDLLLTNQLRDNVKISPMPPQPVDFQFSLGGFAIETEKNDYLSPRTIGAFGWGGAFNTHGWADPENKLIGILLTQEYLSPYFSIGKEFENAVYQSLDEIYQHLHNE; from the coding sequence ATGAATTTTTTAAAAACATCACTTTTAATTGTCTCCTTATTATTTATTGTAACTCAAGTTAAAGGTCAAGATCACCAAGTAGATAATCTTGATAATCAAAGAATCCTTAGGATTGATGCCATAATAGAAAAACACATTCAACAAGAGCATATTCCAGGTGCAGTAGCTCTGATTATTAAGGATGGCTCAATCATATATAACAAGGCTTTTGGGCATGCTGATATCGAAGAAAATATTCCAATGAAATCGGATGCGATTTTCAGAATAGCATCTCAATCGAAGGCTCTAACTAGTGTTGGTGCAATGGTTCTTTGGGAGCGTGGAAAATTCCTATTGGATGACCCTGTTTCAAAATATATTCCAGAATTTAAAGATATGAGGGTTCTAGACACTTACAATACCCAACTAGGTTCATATACGACAATTGAAGCAAAACGAGAGATTACCATTAGAGATTTATTACGTCATACCTCTGGAATTGCCTACCCGGCAATATTCAGTGATCCAACAATGTGGAAGATTTATGAACAGGCCGGTATTCCAACAGGCATCGGAACCACTATACCTACTATTGGTGAAAAGATGAAAGATCTTGCTGCACTTCCGTTAATGCACCAGCCTGAAGAACGGTTCACGTATGGTTTAAATATCGATCTGCTTGGCTACCTGATTGAAATGTGGAGCGGCCAGCCACTCAATCAATTCTTAAGAGAAGAACTTTTTGAGCCACTAAATATGAAGGATACCTGGTTTTATCTTTCTAAAGATAAGCACAACAGATTGGTAGAAGTATATGAAATCAACAAAGAAGGACATTTAGTTGAAGTAAACCATCCTATGTATGAAGGAGTTGATAAAGATTTCCCAAAAATGAATGGAACTTATTACTCTGGCGGTGCAGGTTTAAGTTCCACAGCAATTGATTTAGGTAGGTTTTACAGTATGTATTTAAACAAGGGCGTTCTTGATGGAAACAGAATTCTTGCCTCAAGTACTGTAGATTTGTTATTAACTAATCAACTTAGAGATAATGTGAAGATTTCACCTATGCCACCGCAGCCTGTGGATTTTCAATTTTCATTAGGTGGATTCGCCATAGAGACAGAAAAGAATGATTACCTATCCCCTAGAACTATTGGAGCCTTTGGTTGGGGAGGAGCATTCAATACCCATGGTTGGGCTGATCCAGAGAATAAATTAATTGGTATTCTATTGACTCAAGAGTACTTATCGCCCTATTTCTCAATTGGCAAAGAATTTGAAAATGCAGTTTACCAATCTTTAGATGAAATATATCAACATTTACATAATGAGTAA